A DNA window from Trichosurus vulpecula isolate mTriVul1 chromosome 2, mTriVul1.pri, whole genome shotgun sequence contains the following coding sequences:
- the C2H19orf84 gene encoding uncharacterized protein C19orf84 homolog, with product MDQWRERAESGGSGLSEPQKSPGSIPVPQTLALSQAGPGPAMAQGSVLPQLPEGLAALTIPIRLDALSYLLHSALVGAYSLRPSPALCPCHPNPCCARPPSSDQPVAQDPPKQQWDRSQSQREALWPGEVGSPGGRVLGAPTGITKQSRRMRPSPMRPPTKDQGSEYQRRRTPASLPKPKEERDSKYHQQKAVAASATPPPEEWEREYHQCKPPAPPPQSKEDCEGRYHHQRAPAPASTPPAEDWESEYQGAQSPTTPGPQDATFVCSENVLLDPGNKESSPDAQAPLP from the exons ATGGATCAGTGGCGGGAGAGAGCAGAATCCGGAGG GAGTGGCCTCTCTGAGCCCCAGAAGTCACCAGGTTCCATCCCTGTACCCCAGACCCTGGCCCTGAGTCAGGCAGGGCCTGGGCCAGCGATGGCACAAGGATCTGTGTTGCCTCAGCTCCCTGAGGGCCTGGCTGCTCTCACCATCCCCATCAGACTGGATGCCCTCTCCTACCTTCTCCACAGTGCCCTGGTTGGGGCTTACAGCCTCAGGCCCAGCCCAGCCCTTTGTCCTTGCCACCCTAACCCTTGCTGTGCCCGGCCACCATCCTCGGATCAGCCAGTGGCCCAGGATCCACCCAAACAGCAGTGGGACAGAAGCCAGAGCCAGAGGGAAGCTCTTTGGCCAGGAGAGGTGGGGTCCCCAGGTGGCAGAGTGCTGGGAGCCCCTACAGGCATCACCAAGCAGAGCCGGAGGATGCGCCCTTCACCCATGCGACCTCCTACCAAGGACCAGGGGAGTGAGTACCAGCGCCGAAGAACCCCTGCTTCTCTGCCAAAGCCCAAGGAGGAGCGAGATAGCAAGTACCACCAGCAAAAAGCTGTTGCCGCCTCTGCCACACCACCCCcagaggagtgggagagagaatatCATCAATGCAAGCCCCCTGCCCCTCCACCACAGTCTAAGGAGGACTGTGAGGGCAGGTACCACCATCAAAGGGCCCCTGCTCCTGCCAGCACCCCACCTGCTGAGGACTGGGAGAGTGAGTACCAGGGAGCCCAGAGTCCCACCACGCCAGGCCCCCAAGATGCCACCTTCGTCTGCTCTGAGAACGTGCTCCTGGACCCTGGGAATAAGGAGAGCAGCCCAGATGCTCAGGCCCCCCTACCCTAA